ATGTATATTTAACTTAgattaaagaaaacactgtgGTCCAATAACTATCAGATGAACATGTTCAGTAAATCCTCCTCGTACCTTCATCTCTCCTTCTTCTACCACCAGCTGCCAGTTGGCGTCTCCACCAACATCCTGCAGGGAGTAGGTCATGTGATTCtgcaccatctcctccacctgtAACACGAGCCGAGGACAGGCAGAGGATGTGATATTGATTATGTGATGACAACTTGAAAAAGATATCAACGTGGTGCGATGGAGTCAATGTGTGCAGAGAACTGATGCTCGGCCTCCGAGGCTGCACTGAACCGACTCTCTACACATtatacagtgtttgtgttgtgtcctctgaggacagctgttcattttaacaacaaaaatactgtTGACGTCTTTTTCACAACAAAACGAGACAGAGACTAAAAAacaagcttaaaaaaaaaacggaggACAAAAAGGTCAAAACTATTCTTATCAACAAATAACTGAACaataatgaagaaatgtttgaCACCAGTCGACTGTTTGAACTGGATCGTCTCTGACCTGCTGCACTGACACTGTGAGGTCATGTCTCTGTCAGTAACTATGACAacatcagctgttctcagaaggCAGACGTAACACAAGTTCATGCGTCAGAAGTTCAAAGCAGCTGAGACGAAGCGTGAAAACAAGCAGGTCAGCACAAAGACAACCAGACAAAGTTAATGTGAAGTTATAAAAGCTGTGGACGATGTCAGTGAGCTCCTCTGTTCAAACAGCCACACTGGATCCACTGAGGAGGGTAAAGTCTGACAGCACTGAGCACTATGTGTTGATTCACAGTGTCTGCTCTGCTACATTACAACAGACCCAGGGGAGAAAACAGCTGCGTCACATCACCTGGATAAAGTTTAAAACTTATTAACCTGTTGGGCCGCAGACTACAGGAAGTTAAAGCTTTAATTCACCCAAACTAGAACTTGGAACATCAAATAAGCACAGAAGAAACTTCAGACCACCGTGTTCAACAGGAGGTGATGCTTCAGTGAGTCTTCAAGTCATGCAGTTAAGTTCAACACTCATGCAAACATGGTGTTTAGTCCAGGTGCAGGTGAGgtacagaggaggagggggggtgacTGGATAAGACTTAGCAGTGAGTTACCTCTGAGCTGAATCTGTGGACATCATGAGGAGGGGCCATGACTATCAGAGCAGGGGAGGACTGACTATGAGGCTACGAGGACGATGAGAACCGACGGgatgatggagaggaagagagaaagtaTGTGAGGCGTACAGATCAGGAACAGGGAGGAATGGAGGTGGATCAGGTGGAACGATGGGAGCAGCTCGTAGCTTCGTTCAGTTTGAGAGGGGAACGTTGGGATACCTTGCCGGAGAATCTGTGTGTGCCGGTGGTGGAGTAGACGTCTCCAGGAGGGACGGGGCTGGACCTCTGGATCCTCGTCTTCTCAGTTTGACActggacacaaaacaaacacaatttaaatcaacaacatgaacaaagaTGATacttttcctcctgttttctaATAGAATAACTTCACTCATTTCACTTCTGATCTTCTGCTCACCTGCTCTTCGATTTTGTCCTGTCTGTCCAGAGCGGCTTCGACCGCATCGAAGAACTCGTCCTCGTTGATGAGGCTGTTCGGACCCTCCTGACGGTGAAGAGAGAGAACGTCACTTCAAACAGCTCCAACACATCCCAGAATTCATGCTGCTTCATGGATGAATCTGACGAGTACTTCACCTCATAATCTGGACCTCCGAAGTGAGACTTCTTCTTCAGCTCATTGAGCGCTGATTTATAGCCCTCCTctattcttcttctcttctccatctcctgcacacacacatacaccagtAAACATCTTTATAACTTCCTCTCCATACATGTGGTTGTTCACTGACTATCATTAAATCCTGAAATAACTCTCTGATTGCAGATAGCTGCTTCTTTATCCTTCTTCCAAGCGAGCAGATGATCCTGGCTGATTAGATCCACATGGTACACACCTTGTCCAGCCTCTTCTGCCAGCTGTCCTCTCTCTTCACCATGAGATCGATGCAGTGGGACAGAGTGGCGAGGATCCCAGCTGTGGTGGCCTTGAACGTGATGGCCTCGCCCTTAAAGTCTATGCCATTGATTCCCTTCGGACTCGAGGACTGGAACACTGCAGACACGAGGAGCAACGAGGTAAAACAAACGCTGAAGTAAAAATGTGATGCCAgctgggttgtttttttatattccatcaaatctgatcaaaccacaTCCTCCCAGTTCTGATGATGCAGTTTACAAAACATTCTTGAGAGTTAGACttcttataaataaaacattaagcTTGATTTATGAACTTTTGGTCACAAGTATTGAAGGTTATAGTAAAAACTCAGTTTTCAGCAGCCGTACTCACATTTTTCTTTGCTGCCGTTGTTGTTGTGCACAAACTCTCCTTCTGTCCGGGTGTTGGGGaagtcatcttcatcatcctccacGACTGGAAACAAATAAAGAAGGTTTCAGAGGAGGGAAGACGAACACAAGAACTCCAAACAGGTAGCTGCTACACAGGAGATTATCTGCTACTGAGAGTCATCCAGGGCAGGGCAGCGCCCTGTGGCCCATTCACAAGTTGAGCTCCAGCCCAGCGcaccatcagactgacagaACGCTGCTGTGCTGGACAACATGACAATGGTCCGGTTTCATCTTCAGAATGgacagagggtgagagagagggagagcgaggagagagggaggtttGGGAGAACAAAAGCAGGGCTTCATTCACTGCTGCCATGAGCAAATGTTCAGCCAGCCAACACGGGCCGAGGGCGAGGGGCCCGGAGAATAACTGCTCtgagtcacaacacacacacacacacacacacacacacacacacacacacacacacacacacacacattccacaCAGAGTCAGCATGTTTCCTCTAAACGCTGAATATTATTTTACCTATAAAGATTCTCAGACGTGTAAATGTGGTGTAGAAGAAGAAAGTTAGCTGTTTATTTAAAACTGGTTCCCAGAATTCAACAGTTTtacttcttttacttttgtctGTGTGACAAAATAAACTGTAGTAATAATTTGGTTATTTCCTCCATCATCAAAAATTCTTCACAACTTTCTAGGCCCTgatagttttcattttcattttcacttcaaATATTCTGAtagcttgttttgtctgttagTTTGATATACAttgaatattcacatttgaaaatctgGAACCATaaattattgacatttttgtaataaaaataagaGTTTCCTATGATTTGTCTCTTGATTAATCGACTGATTGTTCGATTGATTCgatttttttcagcactgtCATTGTTAGACAGTCACATCTGGATTCGTTAAGGTCAACACATCGTTGGTTTTATGTCCTGACAGccgtcatttacattttcagatccTTCTTTACAAAGATTTtacaacagcagcttcactttGTCCTGGAGGCTTTTTGCAGGTGAGTGTTCCACAAGTTCAAATAacattcagcaaaaataaagattccagaagttcaacaagaaaaaaggtaaaaattcagtttgttacaaagttcagttttcttaaatctgtccagagtgagaCCTCTTCTTATCACAGGATaagtgtctggaagtgcagctgcaggctaacgctaagctagctctGTCGTCTTTGAGgtgttgtgtttattcttcAGATAAAACACTGTGAGAATCTGTGATCCTGCTATCTGATTTAAACTGAAAGTTCATTTTGAGACAAAGATATTCATCCTACTGTCatgtatgacaaagaaaagcttcaAATCCTCATGTTGGAGAAGCCAGGACTGGAAACAGTTTTAATCACTCGAGTTACTGATTTGCTTTCAGCTCCAAAACAAACCTGTGATTTTTACAATTAAATAATCTTTAAACATCAGCTCCCGACAGAACAGCTGGTTAAAAGGAGTGTGGACGTGTGACGGTCTTACTTTTATCCCTCTGCAGCTCATCCTTGGACACGACGTCTGCGCAGCCATCGAAGTATTTCTGCAGCGTGTCCACCTGCCTGCACAAGATGTCTCTGAAGGTCTCCATCTCTGCCAGCTTCTCTCTCAGCCTGTGGCCCTTCTGAGGAGACAATAAAGCAAACAAGTCAATATTTTCACAGACCACAATGAAACCATTCCAGCATGTGTGCTGACTGAATCAACAGTTCGTGTGCTCCTGCAAACACCAGGTAATCCCTCATGTGTGCAGACACAGTATTGAAGCCAGTGGCCTCCTGAGCCACAGTAAACATTTCCCAGAAAACTCACCttgaaggaggaggtggaggtggcagAGAAGCTGCTGGTGGCTGACGTTAGAGACAGCATGGAGCCGTGTCTCCGCAGGCTGGACTCGGAGCCATAACCAGAATCGGCCTGCGAAGAAAACACAGGTGTGGAGACGAACAGAGGAAACAAGTGAGTGAATAAAAATCATTATAATTTATTCAAACTAAATATTTAAGCAGAACAAACAGGCCATGCATGAGAAAAGAGCTCGACTGTGACTCCAGAATTCAGCCGTGAAGAAGCAAACCCAGagacaaagaagagaaaattaAGAAAGTAAGTAAACTAAAATAGAAAATGCAGTATATCAAGTCATACTGATATTCTGAGTAATGTTGcacattatattaatattaatgtgtcTGATATTTCAGCTGTCCTTCCTGCAGAAGGGGGATGTCAACACTATGAGGGAGGTGTTGAACTGTTCAGCACGGCCTTACAGCGAGATGAAACATTTTGACAGAGTGACATCACCGTTCAGTGACCGTGGCAACACAGCTGAAACTCCAGCAGACTTCCTGTAAACCTGACTGGTTCCCCTCTCCTCTTACATAACGCTCTGGCTCTCAGAATAGACGCTcgtgacagcagagaggaacacacacacacacacacacacacacacacacacacacacacacacacaggtcgaCAGGAAAAAGGGAGACGTTTCCCTTTAAGAGGCGCTTCCTGTTTCATCCACCAGAGGGCACGAGATGTACACGCACGTGACTGGCATTTGTAAGAGCTCGGGGTAACTGTCGGTCAACGACCAGGAGTAACTCGGCCTGCGTTCACATGGATTTCAGTCAGTGCTGCTCGCCCTTTAGCCAACATACTGCTGCCCCACTGCTCTATCTCACTGTTTGCATGAGGACTGATGCAGGTTGAGGCTGTTGCAGCTGTGCTGACCAATTAAATCTGAGAAATACAAGGAACATTTATCAGCTGCTGGCTCTCCTGTCAGCAACCTCACCTGTAGAGTACTACCTTCTTAAGATGCAGGCAGCACGACGAACACTGAGTAACTGTTCCCGTGttaatgtgttcatgtgtaaGGTGATTAAAGtcagaagtgtgtgtgcaccagGGCTTCAGACAACAAGAGACATGAACACTgatgctgataaaaaaaaagacttctcTAAGTCACAAAGAGGTTTTTAGAGAAAATGACCTTAAAAGATGAGCTAACATGGCTGGTGTTCATGTCAGATGGCTGTCGCTGCATATTTTATGCAtcttttaatttctatttttgtttttatttttactgattTATTCGTCTCACTGTCAACATCTGCATCTTTGACCCACTGAGAACTGTCAATGTTTAGTAAAACCTCTCTTTAATCaggcatttttttaatcatgtctTGAAAGTGACAACATCATCCAGAACACGCAGCAGACTTTAAAGGGAGAAACCCACAAATGGTCTAAAGGGTTAACATTCTTCATTTCATGCCgttttaataaatgtattcttGACTTTATCTGATTTACTGAACGTCTTCCTCAACGTGTCGATGATTATTTTatggtttctctcctctgtgatgtcatttctgggttgtggacaaaactaagacatttgaggacgtcatcttcatcttcaaaCTGTATCCTAGAAACGAgtgttgttttcacatgaaGATGTTTGAAACTAGGAGGAGCCTGAAGTGTTAGCTGCCGGAGTGTTTTGCGTCTCCCTGGAGATGCCGAGCTGCTGAGTGCTGTGAGTAATGTGGGTTAGAAAAGGAAGCAGGCCTTCTAGGAAGAAGAGTTTTCAGCGGTGACTCATGGTGGGTGTGGTGGTGGCCCGCTGTGAGTGCATGTATATGTATGTCCTCCTGCTCCGTATGAGTCACGGAGGCTCCCTGATGCCGGGACGAGGGAGgacgagggagggaggaggggggatttCCCTGCTGACCACGAGGGAGTACGCATGTTTTGGCAGACGGACTGAAGGTGTGGTCACTGACTTCTCCTCATCTGTCAGACTTACTCTGAACTCCACTCTGCATTGTTTCTGCCTTCGATTAGAAAGGAAGAAGGAGTTCtgcttctctttcctctctggcTCGTGGGGGTGTCACCATTCTCCAAATCCACCATCTAGCTTTTCATTTAAACAGGGTCAGGGTCAGACTACTAACGTCAatttatcctggtggctttcTGCAGGTTGGTGTTTGACAAGCTCAGATaacattcaccaaaaataaagttcaacaaaaaacaccagccttcagtgattcaacaacaaacaacaaaagatagaatTCAGTTTGAGTTCAGTtcctcaaatctgtccagagtgaaccctcctCCTAAACAAATCAGTAAAGGATCTCTGACTACCAGTCAGCTTATTGTCTTCatgcagctgcaggctaacgctaagctagctctGTCATCTAAGTAGGTGAAGAGAACAAAATAGTGCGAGAATCGTcaatcctgcttttgattttgacGATCAAATTGAAAGCTTGTGTCGATCAATTCTTGACTTCTAAACCTGATTGTTTGATCAATAAAATGCTTCAAACGGTTTAATCTGAAACAAAAAGATATTCGTTCTACTGGCCtgtatgacaaagaaaagctttgtgtccagagtgaaccctcttctgaaacaaatcaataaaggatctctgaaaaagaaaataaaccaacatcTCCACGCTGTTACCAATCAGCTGATCGTCTTCTTGCACACAGGATAAGTATCTGGAACATCATTTACATACTGACGGTTGGTGGCTGTGTCTAAATGTAGGTCTTCCTTTCCTCCATTGTCTTCTGCTCATCAGTCAACAGTAGAGATTACGACGCTTCCTTTGTCCTTCACTCTGACTGAACACAGTTGGTGTCACTACAAGGCCGTCACGCTGCCCTCTGAAGGTTGAACTTCCCTGTGTTGAAGCCCTGAGTAAATTCACACTGTGCTGATACTTCAGGCAAACAGACAAAGCGAGAAGCGTCCTGACTGTTGTCCACGTTAACCTCAGTGTTTCAGCTGAACCCAGAAAATCGTTACAGCAGGGCTACGAGCCGTCTGCTGCCTGTGATTCACACAGCATTCTCAGCGAGTCCGACCCTTTTCAGAGCCGCCCGTGcgttaaatgtgtgtgtgtgaaaaaggaTTATACTAACCCCGAACCAACGGTTAGTCCAAGGTTAAGATAACTTTCAGCTGAGCGTGCCCTTTGTGAAAGGCGTCACGTAGGATAAAATATCCACACAGCACGTGTTTGTGCTAAAATCTGCTATGGACtaaacaaatacacagacaggttaacacaaacacacacttgctaCCACAGTGCACAAGTGAAGCACTCGTTAAGTCCTACAGACTTTCTAACAAACGCACCAGTGGTGGAGGGATGATTATTGTTCCCTGGACTCCTccattctctctcctcccctctctgatACTctgatagaaacacacacacatgcatacaataagcacacacacatacaaaaattCAACTTCATAAAAGATCAGATTTATTAGCAGCAAATGTGAAACGGATCTGGTTTCTTCTGATTGTTTGTAAGTGCGTTAGTGTTGCGTGACTTACCCGGTGCAGCTCGATGGAGTCGATCCACTGGTGCCGGTGCTCCGGGTCCTGAGCTCTGAGATACCACACACTGTCGTTCACACTGATGTCCAGCCGGCACTCGTCAAACTCGTGAggctggaaaacaaacacaggaaaaaggacaaaaagtGAAGTTAGTCAGTGTGGATTGAAAATACTCTGCTGTTCATCCTTTAAAGTCCCGACGGGCTCTCTACTTGTTCCTGCAGCTAAATGTTTAAGCTTCACAcctattcattattttttagtGTACTAACTTACATAACCTTTTGGCTTAAGTTGTACAGATTTCAGAGATATGAAGCATttgaaaaaacatcacaatcaGCTGAAATGCTTGTGTCGGCACCAGTGGATCATTTCTGTTGCAGAGTTCAAAGTTAACGAGGGAGCAGGGAGAAGGAATAGCTGTCATTTTAATGTGCtaattatattttttctgcaaaaaaaagcaaacagatTTTTATGTATGCGTTTATACATGAGTGGAGGGGATCTTTCAGTATCATTATCAAATCCTCTCTCGACATCACGCAGAGGCAGAGAGCGGATGGGATCCTGGAGGACGGCCTGAAATGAGGCCAGTTATGTGAACCCAGCTGGCTCGTTATCTGTCATAATGATGTCATACATTTCTGAGCCTGCTGTCATGTTCTTTTCATAGCGACAGGAAACACACATCTCTTTCCTGCTCAGGAAGAGCGGAGGGATGCATGTGTGAGGTGGCCTTCCATGGAAATGGCTGTTAAAATGTCAGCGAACCAGCAAACAGCTAATGTCTCTCCTGCAGGCGACAATCTGCTCCTGAGTCAGCTTTAACGACTGGAAACATGGCAACAGTCCCAGTGATGTCAGATGAATCACTCCTACTGTAGGACTACCTGCTGAAGATTAGGGCTTCAACTGAACAATATTACATTCTTTTTATTGTCGATTCATATCTTGATCAATAGAGaagttgtttggtctttaaaatgtcagaaaatgttgaaaaatctgTTTCgatgttttgtccacaacccaaagatcttcagtttactgtcacagaggagagaaaccagaaaatgttcacagttaaccagctggaatcagaaaatcTTTCATTTTGCTTCTTAAAAAACTACTCAGTAAACAGCTGGTGACTGACTTATCTGTTAATCGTGCAGCTCTCTTGTATGCATCtctcagagacagaggacaaaGAAGAGCGTAACACTTCAGCCTCCATTTTCCGTCCCACAGGAGAAGCAGCAGATAACTGGCCTTTTAAGGAGACTTGCAGGATGGAGCCTAATGGCCCTCCAGTGTACTGACAGCACTGTGAAACTGCTGCACTTGCATCGGCAGCAACCAGgaacggtgtgtgtgtgtgtgtgtgtgtgtgtgtgtgtgtgtgtgtgtgtgtgtgtgtgtgtgtgtgctgggagagggtggaggtggagggaatgCTGGTGACAGCGATGGTATTTACCTGTGCAGTATTTACCAAATGCATCAGGCCTCCTGAAAGGACACCAGTGAGCCCTGAAGCTAAATCACTCTCCAGGTCTGATGACAGTGAGCGAGCCGGCTGATATCAGAGAGAGTCTGGATGGTTCAAGTGTGGCTGAGGGCACAGCTCAAGAGGGACGGCGCGGGTAATTGAAATATTATCTAGCTGCAATATTGCCCAGTGTAATATCTAAATTACGGAGGctgtgtctttcttttgttaaaAAGGTCACATACACATCAGCTGCTCATGTCTCTCATCAGCACTTCCAGAATGACTGAACAGCTCCAGTGTTTGTTCAATGAGTTCATTCAGGAACGCTCTGGGTTAGTTAATCAATACAGTGCTGTGAGAGTTAAGTGTTATAATTACACTTCATTGATTATCCCCGTCTACCAACTCTATTTAATCTATACAAGATTAACACAACATCAAACAGGCACATGTGATCATTAACATTGTAACAGTGTACGAGAAGTGCTCAGAGACCGCCTGAGCTCAAACCACTACTGAAAGTGATCCTACTTCAGAGAGATAAACGGCCCACTGTGGTGTCTTTAGAGAGGTTTCACTGGCCCAATGGTTCTGCCCAACATCTGGACGGCGCTGAAGCCAAGACCAGATGCTCGGTGTCAATAATGCACTGCGTGAGGCTGAACGCTGAAGGCTTTCCAAATCAGATGCGCACTTGAACGCTGCCAGCAGCAGGAAGACAAGATCAACACCAGCGACAGAGACGGACAACAAGAGGAAGCAGAAGAGGGGAAGGAAACGAGTGTGACGCTTCTTTAAGCCTCCATTTGTTATAAGGAAGACAAAAGATCAGCTTCTGCTTCTTATATAGACTAAATTTAAAGTACAACCCCTCAAATCTGgaaaaaattcaaagaaaaataaacacagttgtAGAAATGGTAAGAATATCACTTTagttaaatgacagaaaatgctGTGTTTCTGAACACAACTTGCACTGTTGGTACTGCTGCTTGGACCCTCGTGTCATTTGGTTGCTAGGACAGAGAAAATGGATTCCTCTGGATCACCTCTGGACTTAAGGGGTCATGGGTACACTGACTGGTAAGCAGTGTTGAGAAATGAAAGCCTGCACTGGGTCTGAGAACGTGACTGGGATCCAAGGCTACAGTAAACAATAATCCATCAGAGGAAGGTCATCTCAGCGGCCGTGCACTTCACAAGATGAAATGACATGCTGACGATGACCTCAGCCTGTGAGGCTCCATGTGAAAGGCAAGCAGACAAAACATGGAGATTcaagtttgtgtgtctgtgaaggcTGACAGTGAAACACTGTCCAGCCTCCTGTGACCAAGAAGTTGATGGATATTTTAGATATGATTGCAGCGAAGCACTTTAGAGCCCAGATCAATATTCGATTATCTTGCTGGAACAGGAACAAATCAAAGAGGCAGTAAGTCTTTATCGTGCCATGAAAGCCCACACTGTTACTTCACAATAAATTCATAAAACTACCAGAGACCAAAAATAGACTGAGACCGTGAGGAGACACATTCTGTCAGCAGTGATGCTGAGGTTCACTGTGGTGCTTCAACCAGCTCTGTATGAACTCAGTAATGACTAGTAATTATTCAAGTAATCATGCAGCCTCAATTTCAAGAATATTCGACTGCagagacagcccagttttatgcaaaGGCAATCTTTCCAGCAGTAAAATGCTTCTTTAAGAAGCCCAATATGTGTAACAAAATAACCACAACAAAGTCAACCAGTGCAGATAAGTGTTGCCCACTGAGATACCATATTTACTGGTGAGGAGCTTCTGCCAGCAACGACTTCTGATGTCAATAACCTCTTTAGTGGGGCCCAGCTGAGGCTCAGCCATTTATATCCCAGATAATCAGAGTCTTTGATTCTCGGGACTCATTTTTGTGTGACTTGGATCATTTTCAACTGTATGGTTGTATAAAGGAAGACGTTAGGGGGAGATCGGGACAGGAAGGGAGACACAAAGTTTTATGAAATCATTACAGCCAGAGATATTAGCTGTTATTTCCCAGTGCTGCAGTGTAACAAGTGATATGAatgccaaaatcaaaatgatgagacaaaacagcttttgtctgtctctgttctcttCAAACATAAACTTCCTATTCAGCTTCAAAAAGCCTCTCCGTCTGTCCTCTCCCTTCCAACCCCTTTCTGAGCTGGTGTACGTGTTTGCAGTCACAGAGCTGGATGGACGGGAGCCTCCCCTTAAAATACCTTGTGATATTCACTACCTAACAAGAATAGAGGGAAACTGAAACCAATGGAAACACAGAGAATCCCTGCAGCTGAGCTCCATTACTCATTTGTGCAAAGTTAAACAACATAATTATGCCCCCTCAGACAAATATAGTTTCTTGTTCCTTCAGCGTTACTACTGAGGCCTGGAGCCAGGAACATCTTTCTGTCCACTCTGGATGGAAATACGGGATCCCTTCAGCCTGCGTCTAAGAAACACTGACTCACCAAGTGGTCAGAG
This portion of the Pagrus major chromosome 12, Pma_NU_1.0 genome encodes:
- the LOC141005581 gene encoding ceramide transfer protein-like isoform X5 yields the protein MSDNQSWNSSGSEEDMEPREEPGHLVGVVDLSGVLSKWTNYIHGWQDRWVVLKNNTLSYYKSQDETEYGCRGSLCLSKAVITPHEFDECRLDISVNDSVWYLRAQDPEHRHQWIDSIELHRADSGYGSESSLRRHGSMLSLTSATSSFSATSTSSFKKGHRLREKLAEMETFRDILCRQVDTLQKYFDGCADVVSKDELQRDKIVEDDEDDFPNTRTEGEFVHNNNGSKEKLFQSSSPKGINGIDFKGEAITFKATTAGILATLSHCIDLMVKREDSWQKRLDKEMEKRRRIEEGYKSALNELKKKSHFGGPDYEEGPNSLINEDEFFDAVEAALDRQDKIEEQCQTEKTRIQRSSPVPPGDVYSTTGTHRFSGKVEEMVQNHMTYSLQDVGGDANWQLVVEEGEMKVYRREVEENGIVLDPLKATHSVKGVTGHEVCHYFWDTTYRNDWETTIENFNVVETLSDNAAIVYQTHKRVWPASQRDVLYLSAMRKILANNENDPDTWLVCNFSVDHDEAQPSSRCVRAKINIAMICQTLVSPPEGDKEISRDNILCKITYVANVNPGGWAPASVLRAVAKREYPKFLKRFTSYVQEKTSGKPILF
- the LOC141005581 gene encoding ceramide transfer protein-like isoform X4, whose product is MSDNQSWNSSGSEEDMEPREEPGHLVGVVDLSGVLSKWTNYIHGWQDRWVVLKNNTLSYYKSQDETEYGCRGSLCLSKAVITPHEFDECRLDISVNDSVWYLRAQDPEHRHQWIDSIELHRSIREGRRENGGVQGTIIIPPPLADSGYGSESSLRRHGSMLSLTSATSSFSATSTSSFKKGHRLREKLAEMETFRDILCRQVDTLQKYFDGCADVVSKDELQRDKIVEDDEDDFPNTRTEGEFVHNNNGSKEKLFQSSSPKGINGIDFKGEAITFKATTAGILATLSHCIDLMVKREDSWQKRLDKEMEKRRRIEEGYKSALNELKKKSHFGGPDYEEGPNSLINEDEFFDAVEAALDRQDKIEEQCQTEKTRIQRSSPVPPGDVYSTTGTHRFSGKVEEMVQNHMTYSLQDVGGDANWQLVVEEGEMKVYRREVEENGIVLDPLKATHSVKGVTGHEVCHYFWDTTYRNDWETTIENFNVVETLSDNAAIVYQTHKRVWPASQRDVLYLSAMRKILANNENDPDTWLVCNFSVDHDEAQPSSRCVRAKINIAMICQTLVSPPEGDKEISRDNILCKITYVANVNPGGWAPASVLRAVAKREYPKFLKRFTSYVQEKTSGKPILF
- the LOC141005581 gene encoding ceramide transfer protein-like isoform X3; the encoded protein is MSDNQSWNSSGSEEDMEPREEPGHLVGVVDLSGVLSKWTNYIHGWQDRWVVLKNNTLSYYKSQDETEYGCRGSLCLSKAVITPHEFDECRLDISVNDSVWYLRAQDPEHRHQWIDSIELHRADSGYGSESSLRRHGSMLSLTSATSSFSATSTSSFKKGHRLREKLAEMETFRDILCRQVDTLQKYFDGCADVVSKDELQRDKIVEDDEDDFPNTRTEGEFVHNNNGSKEKLFQSSSPKGINGIDFKGEAITFKATTAGILATLSHCIDLMVKREDSWQKRLDKEMEKRRRIEEGYKSALNELKKKSHFGGPDYEEGPNSLINEDEFFDAVEAALDRQDKIEEQCQTEKTRIQRSSPVPPGDVYSTTGTHRFSGKPHSQSSPALIVMAPPHDVHRFSSEVEEMVQNHMTYSLQDVGGDANWQLVVEEGEMKVYRREVEENGIVLDPLKATHSVKGVTGHEVCHYFWDTTYRNDWETTIENFNVVETLSDNAAIVYQTHKRVWPASQRDVLYLSAMRKILANNENDPDTWLVCNFSVDHDEAQPSSRCVRAKINIAMICQTLVSPPEGDKEISRDNILCKITYVANVNPGGWAPASVLRAVAKREYPKFLKRFTSYVQEKTSGKPILF
- the LOC141005581 gene encoding ceramide transfer protein-like isoform X2 → MSDNQSWNSSGSEEDMEPREEPGHLVGVVDLSGVLSKWTNYIHGWQDRWVVLKNNTLSYYKSQDETEYGCRGSLCLSKAVITPHEFDECRLDISVNDSVWYLRAQDPEHRHQWIDSIELHRSIREGRRENGGVQGTIIIPPPLADSGYGSESSLRRHGSMLSLTSATSSFSATSTSSFKKGHRLREKLAEMETFRDILCRQVDTLQKYFDGCADVVSKDELQRDKIVEDDEDDFPNTRTEGEFVHNNNGSKEKLFQSSSPKGINGIDFKGEAITFKATTAGILATLSHCIDLMVKREDSWQKRLDKMEKRRRIEEGYKSALNELKKKSHFGGPDYEEGPNSLINEDEFFDAVEAALDRQDKIEEQCQTEKTRIQRSSPVPPGDVYSTTGTHRFSGKPHSQSSPALIVMAPPHDVHRFSSEVEEMVQNHMTYSLQDVGGDANWQLVVEEGEMKVYRREVEENGIVLDPLKATHSVKGVTGHEVCHYFWDTTYRNDWETTIENFNVVETLSDNAAIVYQTHKRVWPASQRDVLYLSAMRKILANNENDPDTWLVCNFSVDHDEAQPSSRCVRAKINIAMICQTLVSPPEGDKEISRDNILCKITYVANVNPGGWAPASVLRAVAKREYPKFLKRFTSYVQEKTSGKPILF
- the LOC141005581 gene encoding ceramide transfer protein-like isoform X1: MSDNQSWNSSGSEEDMEPREEPGHLVGVVDLSGVLSKWTNYIHGWQDRWVVLKNNTLSYYKSQDETEYGCRGSLCLSKAVITPHEFDECRLDISVNDSVWYLRAQDPEHRHQWIDSIELHRSIREGRRENGGVQGTIIIPPPLADSGYGSESSLRRHGSMLSLTSATSSFSATSTSSFKKGHRLREKLAEMETFRDILCRQVDTLQKYFDGCADVVSKDELQRDKIVEDDEDDFPNTRTEGEFVHNNNGSKEKLFQSSSPKGINGIDFKGEAITFKATTAGILATLSHCIDLMVKREDSWQKRLDKEMEKRRRIEEGYKSALNELKKKSHFGGPDYEEGPNSLINEDEFFDAVEAALDRQDKIEEQCQTEKTRIQRSSPVPPGDVYSTTGTHRFSGKPHSQSSPALIVMAPPHDVHRFSSEVEEMVQNHMTYSLQDVGGDANWQLVVEEGEMKVYRREVEENGIVLDPLKATHSVKGVTGHEVCHYFWDTTYRNDWETTIENFNVVETLSDNAAIVYQTHKRVWPASQRDVLYLSAMRKILANNENDPDTWLVCNFSVDHDEAQPSSRCVRAKINIAMICQTLVSPPEGDKEISRDNILCKITYVANVNPGGWAPASVLRAVAKREYPKFLKRFTSYVQEKTSGKPILF